In the genome of Paenarthrobacter ilicis, the window GAACTGTGCACCACCAGTGTTACCGGTGGACCCAGTGTTGCTGGTGGACCCGGGGTTGCTGATGGACATAGTACCGTTCAGGCGCTGGACGGCCTGGCGCACCAAGGCCAGGCCAACGCCGCGCCCGTGGGCGCCCCGGGCCGTTCCGTCGGGCGTTTTGGTGCTGAAACCGTACTGCAGCACGTCGTCGATGGAGCCTGGATCGATGCCGCCCCCGGAATCACGCACCACAAATTCAACGGCGGCTTCGCCGGCGTCGACTTCCAGTTCCACCAGCCGGGGGTGGTCGCCGGCCGCAGCGGCGTCAATGGCGTTGTCCAGCAGGTTTCCCAGGATGGTTACCAGGTCCTGTATTTCCAGTCCCCGGACACCCCCGCTTCCGGACGTTCTCACCACCAATTCCACACCGCGCTCGTGGGCTTCGGCGGCTTTGCCCATCACCAGGGCACTCATCACCGGCTCATCAACAGAGGACACCATGTCATCGGTGAGCTGTTGGCTGAGCTCCAGGTCCTTGGTGGCGAACTCCAACGCCTGGGGGGTGCGTCCCAGTTCCAGCAAGGAAACAATCATGTGCAGCCGGTTGGCGTGTTCATGTGTTTGGGCGCGCAGGGCATCGGAGAGGGTCTTCATTGTTTGCAGTTCCGTGCCCAAGGACTCAATTTCAGTGCGGTCCCGGATGGTGGCCACGGTCCCGTAGACGGCAGGCTTCTGGCGGCTTCTCGCAGGCACGGGTCCCACTGCGGGGGCCTGGTTCACCACCAGGATGCGTGATCCGGTCAGGTGGATTTCATCATGTGCGTGCCTGCCGGATTGGAACAGGGCACGGAGGCTTCCGTCCACAGGGAGCTGGTCCAGGGTGGGGGCAGCGGCGGGGGAGCGGTCTGCATTGGACGGCTCCAGGCCCAGGAGGTCCGCGGCTTGGTCGTTGTACATCACCGCCCGCCCGTGGGTGTCGATGAGGATGAGTCCTTCACGGACGGAGTGCAGCACGGATTCGTAGTAGGCGAACAGCTGCGCCAGTTGCTCCGGGCGCCAGCCCCTGGTCACGGACCGCAGGTACCTGCCCAGAAGCCAGGAGGCCAAGGATCCGAAAGCCAGGACCACCACGGCTATTCCGCCGATCACTCCCAAACGCTCTGCAACGTCGGTGTCCACGGTGCGGACAGTCACGCCGGCTGCCACCAAGGCTTTGACAGCTCCACTCGAGTCTTTGACGGGGGAAATGGTCCTCACGGAGGGGCCCAAGGTGCCTGCAGTGACTTCCGTGAACGTCTCACCGTTGAGCGCCGGATCGATGGTTCCTATGTACGGCTTGCCCAGCTCTTCGGCCCGGGGGTGGGTCCATCGGGTCCTGTCCGGGGCCATGATGGTGATGAAGTCGGCATCTGCATCACCCATTACCTTGAGGGCGTAGGGCTGAAGTATGGCCGAGGGATCTGCCGCGGAGGCCGCTTGGAGCACCATGGGGCTGTCCGCAATGGAGGTCGAGATGGCGAGCATGCGGCTTCCGGCATCACCGTAGGCACGGTCCCGGGCTTCCAGCACTGAGAACGCACCAAAGGCGGCGGTGAGCAGCACCACGAAGAGCAGATTCGCCGCAAACAAGCGTCGGGCAATACTCCAACTGTGAAACACGTGGTCCTCCCATGACCAATATGACCGCAACGGTGATGTATATCACCAACGGCTCAATGATGGATATCACACAAGGGCAGCGGAGTGGACATCAGTGCAGGACCGCAGCGCCTTACACAGTATCCAGAAGGAGAATCCCATGACCTCTCAACGTGGAGAGTCGGCAGTCGCTGTCAAACGTGGCCGCAAGGGACTTGATAAGTCCCACTACCTGTACATCGCCGTGATCCTGGCAGTTGTGCTGGGTGCCGTCGTAG includes:
- a CDS encoding ATP-binding protein, with the translated sequence MFHSWSIARRLFAANLLFVVLLTAAFGAFSVLEARDRAYGDAGSRMLAISTSIADSPMVLQAASAADPSAILQPYALKVMGDADADFITIMAPDRTRWTHPRAEELGKPYIGTIDPALNGETFTEVTAGTLGPSVRTISPVKDSSGAVKALVAAGVTVRTVDTDVAERLGVIGGIAVVVLAFGSLASWLLGRYLRSVTRGWRPEQLAQLFAYYESVLHSVREGLILIDTHGRAVMYNDQAADLLGLEPSNADRSPAAAPTLDQLPVDGSLRALFQSGRHAHDEIHLTGSRILVVNQAPAVGPVPARSRQKPAVYGTVATIRDRTEIESLGTELQTMKTLSDALRAQTHEHANRLHMIVSLLELGRTPQALEFATKDLELSQQLTDDMVSSVDEPVMSALVMGKAAEAHERGVELVVRTSGSGGVRGLEIQDLVTILGNLLDNAIDAAAAGDHPRLVELEVDAGEAAVEFVVRDSGGGIDPGSIDDVLQYGFSTKTPDGTARGAHGRGVGLALVRQAVQRLNGTMSISNPGSTSNTGSTGNTGGAQFHVVLPAPVFKEEKA